The sequence GGCGCCGTGGGCCGGTTCGGCGTCGGGTTCGCCGCCGTCCTCGCGGTCAGCGACGAGCCGGCGGTCGTCGGCCGGCACGGCGGCGTGCGCTGGTCCCTCGCCGAGGCCCGCGAACTCGCCCGGGAGGCCGCCGTCGGCAGCCCCGGCCTGGGCGACGAGCTGCGCCGCCGCGACGGCCACGTACCGCTGCTGCGCCTCCCGCTGCCCGCCGAGGGCACCGCACCCGAGGGCTACGACACCGTCGTGGTGCTGCCGCTGCGCGACGGCGTCGCCGAGGACCTGGTGGGCCGGCTGCTCGCCGCCGTGGACGACGCGCTGCTCCTCACGCTGACCGGGCTCGACGAGGTCGTCGTCGAGACCCCGGAGGGCGTACGCACCCTGCGCCGCTCCCAGCACGGCCCGTACACGCACATCGAGGACTCCGCGCACGGCACGCACCGCTGGCGCACCGCCGTCCACCACGGCCCGATCGAGCCCGCCCTGCTCGCCGACCGGCCGCTGGAGGAACGGCTGCGCCCGCACTGGTCGGTGACCTGGGCCGTCCCGGTGGACACCGAGGGCGCCCCGGTCCACCCCCGTACCGCATCCGTCGTCCACGCGCCGACGCCCACCGACGAACCGCTCGGCCTGCCCGCGCTGCTCATCGCCTCGCTGCCGCTGGACACCACCCGCAGGCACCCCGCCCCCGGACCGCTCACCGACTTCCTGGTGGAGCGTGCGGCCGACGCGTACGCGGAACTGCTCGCCGACTGGGAGCCGGTCTCCGTCGCGACGATCTCCCTGGTCCCGGGCCCCCTCGGGCAGGGCGGGCTGGACGGCGCGCTGCGCGGCGCGATCCTGGAGCGGCTGCCGCGCGTGGCGTTCCTGGAGCCGGCCGCCCCGCGCGACCCGGCCGCCGAGCCGGAGCGCTGGGACGGCTGGGACGGGGACGCGGGCGTCCGCAAGGACACCGTCGCCCTGCGGCCGGTCGAGGCCGAGGTGGTGGAGGGCGTCGGCGCGCAGACCGTCGCCGTGCTGGCCGAGGTGCTGCCGTGCCTGCTGCCCGCCGGTCTTGAGCGCCGCGTCGAGCTGCGCACGCTGGGCGTCGCCCGCGTCCCGCTGACCGAGGCGATCGACCGCCTGGCCGGCCTGGAGCGCGAACCCGCCTGGTGGCGGCGGCTCTACGACAGCCTGACCGGTGTCGACCCGGACCGCCTGTCGGGCCTCCCGGTGCCGCTGGCCGGTACGGGGTCGGCGGGCGGTGACGCCGAGGCGGCCCCGCCTCCCCGCACCACCATCGGCCCCCGCCAGGTCCTCCTCCCGCTCCCCGACGCCCTCTCCGGCCCGGTTCTCGACCGCCTCGGCCGGCTCGGGCTCAAGGTCGCGCACCCGGACGCCGCGCATCCGCTCCTGGAGAAGCTGGGCGCCCTGCCCGCCACCCCGCGCGCCGTGCTGACGACCCCGCAGGTGCGGGCCGCCGTCGCCGGGTCGCTGGACGCGGGGGAGATCTGGGACGAGGACGCGCTCGACGGGGACGAGCTGGTGGAGACCGTGCTCACCCTGGTCCGGGACGCGGCCCTGGAGCCGGGCGACGAGCCCTGGCTCGGGGCGCTCGCGCTGACCGACGAGGACGGCGAACTCGCCCCGGCCGGGGAACTCGTGCTGCCCGGCAGCGCGTTCGCCGACGTCATGCGCGAGGGCGAACTCGCCCTGTGCGACGCGGAGCTGGCCGACCGCTGGGGCGAACAG is a genomic window of Streptomyces sp. NBC_00708 containing:
- a CDS encoding molecular chaperone Hsp90; the encoded protein is MGINATEGADPFGTARLRRGVLDAWGAGPARFREDANAEEDLALGGYRDRLVVELAQNAADAAARAGTPGRLRLTLHPAADGAPAVLAAANTGAPLDATGVESLSTLRASAKREGHEGAVGRFGVGFAAVLAVSDEPAVVGRHGGVRWSLAEARELAREAAVGSPGLGDELRRRDGHVPLLRLPLPAEGTAPEGYDTVVVLPLRDGVAEDLVGRLLAAVDDALLLTLTGLDEVVVETPEGVRTLRRSQHGPYTHIEDSAHGTHRWRTAVHHGPIEPALLADRPLEERLRPHWSVTWAVPVDTEGAPVHPRTASVVHAPTPTDEPLGLPALLIASLPLDTTRRHPAPGPLTDFLVERAADAYAELLADWEPVSVATISLVPGPLGQGGLDGALRGAILERLPRVAFLEPAAPRDPAAEPERWDGWDGDAGVRKDTVALRPVEAEVVEGVGAQTVAVLAEVLPCLLPAGLERRVELRTLGVARVPLTEAIDRLAGLEREPAWWRRLYDSLTGVDPDRLSGLPVPLAGTGSAGGDAEAAPPPRTTIGPRQVLLPLPDALSGPVLDRLGRLGLKVAHPDAAHPLLEKLGALPATPRAVLTTPQVRAAVAGSLDAGEIWDEDALDGDELVETVLTLVRDAALEPGDEPWLGALALTDEDGELAPAGELVLPGSAFADVMREGELALCDAELADRWGEQPLTACGVLATFALVRATDVVLDPDELEPRDSDFAEPDDAGLLDAVDVWCEDILDQFPDSPVPPVATELVAVRDLDLVDDDAWPQALALLARPPLRDALTQPVRVLLPDGTTQSVRPYTAWWLRGHPVLDGRRPAGLRAHGSDARLAGLYDSADATGFDDAEVLRALGVRTSVDALLDEPGGAAELLGRLADGERPVTGVQLHALYTALSALDPEQVTLPDELRAVVDGEVRVADAADAVIADAPDLLPLSEGLPLLPVAPAHAAELAELLQVRRLGESVEAGVTSDGEEHEVPESVRVLLGPATPATYVEHGELRAGGVELDWRRTPDGVVHASTLEGVAAGLAWASGQWPRRFEVAALLEDPSRTAELARDRWFD